In one Gloeocapsopsis sp. IPPAS B-1203 genomic region, the following are encoded:
- a CDS encoding histidine kinase, whose product MQVFPQKLSDRAPLQLLLFVDERSGSQQQNQQIYHYLKELQEKYVFELQSIDVGEQPYFAEHFKLVATPALIKIYPEPRQTLAGSNLIAQLQSWWPRWQQAIAEKLENNSKSDITSSQDGVCSIADSAEAMLMADEIFSLKREQEKLLEQLHFKEQVIAMLAHDLRNPLTAVSIALETLETNLNPRQGQPQLTPNLIAQLLKQARTQAKSIDKMIAGLLQAARGSAAELNIQPQKLELQQLCHDVLTQLSDRANDKNQKVETDIPHDLPRIYADQERVRQVLINLLDNAIKYTPTNGTIRVSALHRTTQKIQLSICDTGPGIPEENRDRIFENHFRLERDQAKDGYGIGLCLCQRIIRAHYGQIWVDCPPTGGSCFHFTLPVYPT is encoded by the coding sequence ATGCAGGTTTTTCCTCAAAAGCTTAGCGATCGCGCACCGCTTCAGCTATTGCTGTTTGTTGATGAACGTTCCGGTTCCCAGCAACAGAATCAGCAAATATATCACTACCTCAAAGAGTTACAAGAAAAATATGTATTTGAACTTCAAAGTATTGACGTTGGCGAACAGCCTTATTTTGCAGAACACTTTAAATTAGTTGCTACACCAGCACTGATTAAAATTTATCCAGAACCACGGCAAACTTTAGCTGGCAGTAATTTAATTGCTCAACTACAATCTTGGTGGCCGCGTTGGCAACAAGCGATCGCAGAGAAATTAGAAAATAACAGCAAATCAGATATTACATCATCACAAGATGGTGTGTGTTCAATTGCCGATTCAGCAGAAGCAATGCTGATGGCAGACGAAATTTTTAGCTTAAAACGCGAACAAGAAAAATTATTAGAACAACTACATTTTAAAGAACAAGTCATTGCCATGCTGGCACACGATCTGCGGAATCCTCTGACTGCTGTATCGATTGCCCTGGAAACTCTAGAAACAAATTTAAATCCACGTCAAGGACAACCTCAACTCACACCAAATCTAATTGCACAGTTATTGAAGCAAGCTCGGACGCAAGCAAAGTCAATTGATAAAATGATTGCTGGGTTGTTGCAAGCAGCGCGTGGAAGTGCAGCTGAATTAAATATTCAGCCACAGAAGTTAGAACTACAGCAACTTTGTCACGATGTCCTCACCCAATTAAGCGATCGCGCGAATGACAAAAATCAGAAAGTAGAAACTGATATTCCCCACGATTTACCACGTATTTATGCCGATCAAGAAAGAGTTCGCCAAGTTCTAATCAACTTGTTGGATAATGCAATCAAGTACACGCCAACAAATGGCACTATCCGAGTTTCTGCGCTACATCGCACAACTCAAAAAATTCAATTGAGTATTTGTGACACAGGTCCTGGAATCCCTGAGGAAAACCGCGATCGCATCTTTGAAAACCATTTTCGCTTAGAAAGAGACCAAGCAAAAGATGGCTATGGAATTGGTCTTTGTCTGTGCCAGCGAATTATTAGAGCACACTATGGTCAAATTTGGGTAGATTGCCCACCCACAGGTGGCTCTTGCTTTCACTTCACGCTACCAGTTTATCCAACTTGA
- a CDS encoding S-layer homology domain-containing protein — MSACANSQSGRSLEQMLAADPRLENNPAIAFGTGNNNNQPTPNPDIQLPADFPPEIPRYPNAQLQEATQSTTRWATSDPTNAVQSFYQNEFQTNNWDVSQSTQEGILEAQQNGLRVTLTIPATINQSSTTESNVAGNTEFTIQYTRDTTATASPSTSAETDNVPQPGDADFIGPVRSQQNNQTAQTVDNTTQQTNTAQTFNDTNQAPQELRQYLQDLTALGALPLQATSKSSASTNQFEPNKTITRREYARWLVAANNQLYANSPAQQIREASASAQPAFQDVPSSDADFPIIQGLAEAGLIPSPLSGSSTTVLFRPDAPLTREQMILWKVPLDTRSSLPNASVEAVQQTWGFQDAAKIEPRALQAVLADFQNSDRSNIRRVFGYTTLFQPKKTVTRAEAAAALWYIGSASEGVSAQEALRLQQSGASQATSESPPTTE, encoded by the coding sequence GTGAGTGCCTGTGCGAATAGTCAATCTGGCAGAAGTCTAGAGCAGATGTTAGCTGCAGATCCCAGATTGGAGAATAACCCTGCGATCGCCTTTGGTACAGGGAATAACAACAATCAACCTACTCCAAATCCCGATATTCAGCTACCAGCAGACTTTCCGCCAGAAATTCCGCGTTATCCGAATGCTCAATTGCAGGAAGCAACACAATCAACAACGCGCTGGGCAACCTCTGACCCCACGAATGCTGTTCAAAGCTTTTATCAAAACGAGTTTCAGACAAATAATTGGGATGTGAGTCAGTCAACTCAAGAGGGAATATTAGAAGCACAGCAAAACGGGTTGCGCGTTACACTAACAATTCCGGCAACGATCAATCAAAGCAGTACTACTGAGTCAAACGTAGCAGGAAATACAGAATTTACAATACAATACACTCGCGATACCACGGCTACAGCTAGTCCATCAACATCGGCTGAGACAGACAACGTACCACAACCAGGAGATGCAGATTTTATTGGTCCAGTGCGATCGCAGCAAAACAATCAAACAGCACAAACTGTAGATAACACTACACAACAAACAAATACTGCACAAACTTTCAACGATACCAACCAAGCACCACAAGAACTGCGTCAGTATCTCCAAGACCTAACAGCATTAGGTGCGCTGCCACTGCAAGCAACATCTAAAAGTAGTGCTTCTACAAATCAATTTGAACCGAACAAAACTATAACACGGCGAGAGTATGCGCGTTGGTTAGTTGCTGCAAATAACCAACTTTATGCTAATAGCCCTGCGCAACAAATTCGCGAGGCATCTGCTTCTGCCCAACCAGCATTTCAAGATGTACCGTCATCCGATGCAGATTTTCCCATAATCCAGGGTTTAGCAGAAGCAGGTTTAATTCCTAGTCCACTCTCAGGGAGTTCAACAACCGTGCTATTTCGCCCTGATGCACCGTTAACGCGGGAACAAATGATTTTATGGAAAGTTCCGCTAGATACGCGCTCCTCGCTCCCTAATGCTTCAGTAGAGGCAGTACAGCAAACGTGGGGTTTTCAAGATGCAGCAAAAATTGAACCAAGAGCATTACAAGCCGTCTTAGCAGATTTTCAAAATAGCGATCGCTCAAACATTCGCCGCGTTTTTGGCTATACGACGCTGTTTCAACCCAAGAAAACGGTAACTCGTGCAGAAGCCGCAGCTGCCTTGTGGTACATTGGCTCTGCAAGCGAAGGTGTTTCAGCGCAAGAGGCACTACGGTTACAGCAATCAGGTGCATCACAAGCTACATCAGAATCTCCACCAACTACTGAATGA
- a CDS encoding DUF3386 domain-containing protein, producing MTQQLSATELFKSAYENRYTWDENFPGYSADVELKQESEVYTGHVRINQDWSVEVTDIDNEEVQESVYTQLRDIVTHRKRSSFEQSHSKHEFNLGETDSSGAVEILVKGDSMGSNYKIRGTEICQVSRVMGRMAFVIDTHESLDTGKGYVASRYDAVFRNPQTNDVMRVLNFEDTYEKVGDYYVMTKQVVHSYENGKRTTTEFNFSNIKLLEPAAV from the coding sequence ATGACACAGCAATTAAGTGCCACTGAACTATTTAAAAGTGCTTACGAGAATCGCTATACCTGGGATGAAAACTTTCCTGGATATAGTGCTGATGTAGAGTTAAAGCAAGAGTCTGAAGTCTACACAGGTCACGTACGCATCAATCAGGATTGGAGTGTAGAAGTCACAGATATTGACAACGAAGAAGTGCAAGAGAGTGTCTACACGCAACTAAGAGATATTGTCACGCATCGCAAGCGCTCTAGTTTTGAGCAGTCGCATAGCAAGCACGAATTCAATCTAGGTGAAACTGACTCTTCAGGTGCTGTTGAGATCTTAGTGAAGGGTGACTCAATGGGGTCTAACTACAAAATTCGCGGTACAGAAATTTGCCAAGTGAGTCGCGTTATGGGGCGTATGGCGTTTGTGATTGATACTCACGAAAGCTTAGACACCGGAAAAGGTTATGTTGCATCGCGCTATGATGCCGTGTTTCGCAATCCGCAAACAAACGATGTGATGAGAGTTTTGAATTTTGAAGATACTTACGAGAAAGTCGGCGACTACTATGTTATGACCAAGCAGGTTGTGCACTCGTATGAAAATGGCAAACGGACTACAACAGAATTCAATTTCTCAAATATTAAGTTGCTCGAACCAGCAGCTGTATAG
- the mutT gene encoding 8-oxo-dGTP diphosphatase MutT, protein MIVPHKIIGVAVVWNDQKQILIDRRRPEGKLGGLWEFPGGKIEPGETVEECIRREIKEELGIEIDVGEHLITIDYTYPHLQVTLTVHLCKHLSGEPMPIECDEVLWVSLNEIEQYSFPTANTQIIAALKRYAQTSS, encoded by the coding sequence GTGATAGTTCCGCATAAAATTATCGGTGTTGCTGTTGTTTGGAATGACCAAAAACAAATTCTGATAGATCGCCGTCGTCCAGAAGGAAAGTTGGGCGGACTATGGGAATTTCCTGGTGGTAAGATTGAGCCAGGAGAAACGGTGGAAGAGTGTATTAGAAGAGAAATTAAAGAAGAATTAGGAATTGAAATTGACGTTGGCGAACATTTAATTACAATTGACTACACTTACCCACACTTACAAGTGACTTTAACAGTACATTTGTGCAAGCATTTATCTGGTGAGCCAATGCCAATCGAATGCGATGAAGTTCTCTGGGTCAGTTTAAACGAAATTGAGCAGTATTCTTTCCCTACAGCTAATACTCAAATTATTGCTGCTCTTAAAAGATACGCCCAAACAAGCAGCTAG
- a CDS encoding NifU family protein: protein MELTTNNVETVLDELRPYLMSDGGNVELVELDGPVVKLRLQGACGSCPSSTMTLRMGIERRLREMIPEIAEVEQVL, encoded by the coding sequence ATGGAACTGACAACAAATAACGTGGAAACAGTTCTGGATGAATTGCGTCCTTACCTGATGTCTGATGGTGGTAATGTAGAGTTAGTAGAACTCGATGGTCCTGTTGTCAAATTACGGCTTCAAGGAGCCTGTGGTAGTTGTCCTAGCTCAACAATGACGCTGAGAATGGGAATTGAGCGCCGTTTACGAGAAATGATTCCAGAAATTGCTGAAGTTGAGCAAGTGCTGTAG